In a single window of the Deltaproteobacteria bacterium genome:
- a CDS encoding STAS domain-containing protein yields MDIRIVRRNGTVIIHLKGSLDASSACEVDHALQRELARAEAGHLIVDLANVSYFEYFGIATFARVIRDRIVPLDRIILTGLSSATANVFKSFGIEDNSVAQDQQGEQDATGKCPATLQAAWRQTY; encoded by the coding sequence ATGGATATAAGGATTGTCAGGAGAAACGGCACAGTGATCATTCACCTTAAAGGATCACTCGACGCCAGCAGTGCTTGTGAGGTGGATCATGCTCTGCAGCGCGAACTGGCTAGAGCAGAGGCTGGCCACTTGATAGTGGACCTGGCTAATGTCAGCTATTTCGAATACTTTGGCATTGCTACTTTTGCGAGGGTCATAAGAGACCGGATCGTACCCTTGGACAGGATAATTTTAACAGGCCTTTCTTCAGCCACAGCGAATGTCTTCAAGAGCTTCGGTATAGAGGATAATAGCGTTGCCCAAGACCAGCAAGGGGAGCAAGATGCTACAGGAAAATGTCCCGCAACCCTGCAGGCAGCATGGCGACAAACATACTGA
- a CDS encoding response regulator transcription factor — MSVRILIADDHQIMRQGLRSLIEAHSGMEVVAEAENGRMAVQLAQEIKPDVVIMDISMPDLNGIEATRQMISFLPEVKVIALSMHSDKRFIYGMFEAGASAFLLKDCAFEELTLAINAAARGRCYVSPDVAGKVIDDYLRRAPLPRSAALVNLSAREREVLQLLAEGLPTKQIAFRLHVSVKTVETHRRRIMEKLGLHSIAELTKYAVREGLTSLEP, encoded by the coding sequence ATGAGTGTCAGAATTCTCATTGCTGATGATCACCAGATCATGCGGCAAGGTCTTCGTTCCCTGATTGAAGCGCATTCCGGGATGGAGGTTGTGGCAGAGGCTGAGAACGGCAGAATGGCGGTACAGCTAGCGCAGGAGATAAAGCCGGATGTGGTCATCATGGATATTAGTATGCCTGATCTAAACGGCATAGAAGCCACCCGCCAAATGATTTCCTTCCTTCCCGAGGTGAAAGTGATCGCTTTATCAATGCATTCGGATAAACGCTTTATTTACGGCATGTTTGAGGCGGGAGCTTCGGCCTTTTTATTGAAAGACTGTGCCTTTGAGGAATTGACGCTGGCCATAAATGCGGCAGCGAGGGGGCGTTGTTATGTGAGTCCGGATGTTGCCGGCAAGGTAATAGATGATTATCTACGGCGCGCACCTTTGCCAAGATCAGCCGCCTTGGTAAATCTGTCTGCAAGAGAGCGTGAGGTGCTCCAGCTTCTCGCCGAAGGTCTTCCCACCAAACAAATTGCTTTCCGCTTGCATGTGAGTGTAAAGACAGTGGAGACGCATCGTCGTCGAATAATGGAAAAATTAGGTCTGCACAGCATTGCAGAGCTAACAAAATATGCCGTGCGGGAAGGACTTACCTCTCTCGAGCCCTGA
- a CDS encoding PAS domain S-box protein, which translates to MKQLVLDKQKLGRRLAALEKREREQARKLIELQETVERYKLFFHSSNDAVFVHQPADDGTQGTFVEVNDAACERYGYTREELLQLTPADLSTTEKAADVRKRIIRLMSEKQKIFETVHVTREGDRFPVEISSHLFSYKGKPTILSIVRDISDQKRAEEIFAKAFHASPFPMAITRMRGGTVVDVNKAFLQVFEFTKKEVVGRSIWDLNIWSEPFARKRLIERLERGKPVRNVEQRFVSKSGRVRWINYSAERIDVSGEPCILGIGNDVTVQRLTKEKLSESEERYRTLIDNVGIGVALISKNMEILTLNAQMRKWFPSIDVLKKPLCYRVFNNPPKEEVCAYCPTIKTLQDGLVHHAITETPAGTETRNYRIIASPIKDKAGKISAAIEMVEDITDYLKAREKLHTYQEQLRSLGSELLLTEERERRRLATDLHDSVGQLLAIAKLKLDTILTIPSASKDLAVIDNIRDLIRTAIQQTRSLVFELSPPVLYEFGLEAALEALCEQMEKLGGIRLEYSNDKQIKPLRQDVAVLLFRAARECLVNVVKHSQASRARLSVYRDGDQVCIELEDDGIGFEISDITSDDSWADKFGLFSIKERLRHLGGCFAISSEPSKGTFITLQAPLESEEPQPMR; encoded by the coding sequence ATGAAACAACTTGTATTAGATAAGCAAAAACTGGGGCGACGGCTCGCTGCTTTGGAAAAAAGAGAAAGAGAGCAGGCGCGAAAACTCATTGAACTGCAGGAGACTGTGGAGCGATATAAATTGTTCTTTCACAGCAGCAATGATGCAGTATTTGTGCATCAACCCGCAGACGATGGTACACAGGGCACTTTTGTCGAAGTAAATGATGCGGCCTGCGAACGGTACGGCTACACCAGAGAGGAACTGCTACAGCTTACACCGGCGGACCTCAGCACTACAGAAAAGGCAGCAGATGTCCGTAAGCGAATCATTCGCCTCATGTCCGAAAAACAGAAGATCTTTGAAACTGTCCACGTCACCAGGGAGGGAGACAGATTCCCGGTGGAAATCAGTTCCCATCTCTTCTCCTATAAAGGGAAACCGACCATTCTTTCGATTGTACGGGATATAAGCGATCAGAAACGGGCAGAAGAGATCTTTGCAAAAGCCTTTCACGCCAGTCCCTTCCCCATGGCAATAACACGAATGAGGGGTGGAACCGTGGTTGACGTGAACAAGGCATTTCTCCAGGTATTCGAGTTCACAAAAAAAGAGGTTGTAGGCCGCAGCATTTGGGACCTTAACATCTGGTCCGAACCCTTTGCACGAAAACGGCTCATTGAAAGGCTCGAGAGAGGGAAGCCCGTTCGCAACGTTGAACAAAGGTTTGTAAGCAAATCCGGCAGGGTGCGGTGGATAAATTACTCCGCAGAGAGAATCGACGTGAGTGGTGAGCCTTGTATTCTTGGCATTGGCAATGATGTAACCGTACAAAGACTAACTAAGGAGAAACTCAGTGAATCAGAAGAACGCTACAGAACTCTTATCGATAATGTCGGCATTGGAGTAGCGCTTATCAGCAAGAATATGGAGATATTGACCTTGAATGCCCAAATGAGGAAATGGTTTCCCTCCATAGATGTTTTGAAGAAGCCATTGTGTTATCGGGTGTTCAACAATCCACCTAAAGAAGAAGTGTGTGCATACTGTCCGACTATCAAGACTCTACAGGACGGCCTAGTGCATCACGCCATCACTGAAACTCCGGCCGGCACAGAAACAAGAAATTACCGAATAATAGCTTCTCCCATAAAAGATAAGGCAGGGAAGATTTCGGCAGCGATAGAAATGGTGGAAGATATTACTGATTACTTGAAGGCACGTGAGAAGCTCCACACCTATCAGGAGCAACTCCGTTCTCTCGGTTCGGAATTACTTCTCACCGAGGAACGTGAACGCCGACGGTTGGCAACCGACTTGCACGACTCTGTGGGTCAGCTCCTGGCAATCGCCAAATTGAAATTGGATACGATCCTCACTATTCCTTCCGCCTCGAAAGACCTGGCAGTTATTGACAATATCAGAGATCTTATCAGGACAGCCATCCAACAGACCCGCTCTCTAGTATTTGAACTGAGCCCGCCAGTACTCTATGAATTTGGCCTGGAAGCCGCCCTGGAAGCATTGTGTGAACAGATGGAGAAACTTGGTGGCATTCGTCTAGAGTATTCGAACGACAAACAGATCAAGCCGCTCCGCCAAGACGTGGCAGTGCTCCTGTTCCGTGCAGCCCGTGAGTGTTTGGTCAATGTGGTAAAACACTCGCAGGCCAGCAGGGCACGATTATCTGTCTACAGAGATGGCGATCAAGTGTGCATAGAATTGGAAGACGACGGCATCGGCTTCGAGATTTCTGATATCACCAGCGATGATAGCTGGGCAGACAAATTTGGCCTATTCAGTATCAAAGAGCGTCTTCGCCACCTAGGCGGCTGTTTTGCTATCTCATCGGAGCCTTCCAAAGGCACATTTATCACTCTGCAAGCACCATTGGAAAGTGAAGAACCTCAACCGATGAGGTGA
- a CDS encoding S9 family peptidase: MASTEKVAPYGSWRSPISAEKVARGAVKLGQVALDGQDVYWTESRPAEGGRSVIMRWQPGGECHCITAASFNVRTRVHEYGGGDFVVNNEAVCFVNFSDQRLYHHKVSHEPRQLNTSPSRRYADGEWDHRRQRLILVGEDHGGETSEPVNSLVAVSLTTDGEEQLLAAGNDFYSSPRLSPDGSHLAWLSWNHPSMPWDGTELWLGEIRSDGTVSAPRLIAGGESESIVQPEWSPDGILHFISDRTGWWNLYRYRNAVEALCPVEAEFAHPQWLFGMSTYSFASSRLILCTYCKGGVWYLASLDTLSGTLQDIACPYTDIRNLKANADHLLFIGGSPHEPASVVRLDLETREFTVLKRSVESTIDPSYISTPEPIEFPSEDKRTAFAFYYPPKNPVYSAPAGELPPLLVQSHGGPTSAATTTLSLRIQYWTSRGIAVLDVNYGGSSGYGRAYRQLLNGKWGIVDVQDCLAGARHLVQENRVDGDRLAIRGSSAGGYTTLCAITFHNLFKAAASYYGVSDLQALVEDTHKFESHYLDRLVGPYAEQQDLYRQRSPIHFVEQISCPLILFQGLEDEVVPPNQSEMMAAAVRSKGLPVAYIPFPGEQHGFRRAETIKQALEAELYFYSRIFTFPLGEPIPVVLIDNLCAKL, from the coding sequence GTGGCAAGCACTGAAAAAGTTGCTCCCTACGGATCATGGAGATCTCCAATCAGCGCAGAAAAGGTGGCCAGGGGAGCAGTGAAACTCGGCCAGGTCGCCCTGGATGGGCAGGATGTTTACTGGACCGAAAGTCGGCCGGCAGAGGGCGGACGCAGTGTAATTATGCGCTGGCAGCCAGGGGGAGAATGCCACTGTATTACCGCAGCTTCCTTTAACGTGAGGACCCGCGTCCACGAATACGGCGGCGGCGACTTTGTGGTAAACAATGAGGCCGTCTGCTTTGTGAATTTCAGTGACCAGCGGCTCTACCACCACAAGGTTTCCCATGAGCCTCGACAACTCAATACTTCGCCGTCCAGACGGTATGCGGATGGAGAGTGGGACCACAGGCGCCAGCGTTTAATCCTGGTGGGCGAGGATCATGGAGGCGAGACCAGCGAGCCGGTGAACTCGCTGGTGGCGGTTTCTCTGACGACTGATGGCGAAGAGCAACTGCTGGCAGCAGGCAATGACTTTTATTCGTCTCCACGTCTCAGTCCGGACGGCTCACACCTGGCCTGGCTCAGCTGGAATCATCCATCTATGCCATGGGACGGCACCGAACTGTGGCTAGGAGAAATTCGCTCTGACGGGACCGTGTCTGCCCCTAGATTGATTGCGGGAGGGGAGAGCGAATCCATAGTGCAACCAGAATGGTCTCCGGATGGCATACTCCACTTTATTTCAGATCGCACTGGCTGGTGGAATCTATATCGCTACCGCAATGCTGTTGAAGCGCTCTGCCCCGTGGAGGCCGAGTTTGCCCACCCGCAGTGGCTCTTTGGCATGTCCACCTATAGCTTTGCCAGTTCCAGGTTGATCCTGTGTACCTACTGTAAGGGCGGAGTGTGGTACCTTGCCAGCCTGGACACCCTCTCAGGAACACTGCAGGATATTGCCTGCCCGTATACAGACATCAGGAACCTCAAAGCAAACGCGGACCATCTCCTCTTTATTGGCGGCTCCCCTCATGAACCTGCTTCAGTTGTCAGGCTCGATCTGGAGACTCGGGAGTTCACAGTCCTGAAACGTTCAGTAGAGTCGACCATAGATCCTTCTTATATATCTACACCCGAACCAATAGAATTTCCCAGCGAAGACAAGCGTACTGCCTTTGCTTTCTATTATCCACCCAAGAATCCCGTCTACAGCGCTCCTGCTGGAGAGCTGCCGCCTCTGCTGGTGCAGAGTCACGGGGGCCCCACCTCTGCGGCAACAACCACCCTGTCCCTGCGAATTCAATATTGGACCAGCAGGGGCATTGCGGTGTTAGACGTGAACTATGGCGGCAGCAGCGGCTACGGTCGGGCCTATCGGCAATTGCTCAATGGCAAGTGGGGCATTGTGGATGTGCAGGATTGTCTGGCTGGAGCGCGCCACCTGGTGCAGGAGAACAGGGTGGACGGAGACCGCCTGGCAATTCGGGGAAGCAGTGCTGGAGGGTACACTACACTGTGTGCTATCACCTTTCATAACCTGTTCAAGGCGGCTGCCAGCTATTATGGGGTGAGCGATCTGCAGGCTCTTGTGGAAGACACTCACAAATTCGAGTCCCACTACCTGGATCGCCTTGTGGGACCCTATGCTGAACAGCAGGATCTCTACCGACAGCGGTCGCCAATACACTTTGTCGAACAAATCTCCTGTCCACTCATACTGTTTCAAGGGTTGGAAGACGAGGTGGTTCCGCCGAATCAGTCTGAAATGATGGCTGCAGCTGTCAGATCAAAAGGACTGCCGGTGGCCTACATACCCTTCCCTGGAGAGCAGCACGGCTTTCGGCGCGCCGAAACAATCAAGCAGGCCCTGGAGGCCGAACTGTATTTTTACTCGCGGATTTTCACTTTCCCCCTTGGCGAACCAATTCCCGTCGTACTGATTGATAACCTTTGTGCTAAGCTATGA
- a CDS encoding ArsA family ATPase produces MRILLYAGKGGVGKTCVAAATGIITATRGLRTLVMSLDPAHSLCDAFDMDLTLMDKNRGQPIAAAENLWLQELDVHEEISKHWGEVHSYLAMLLNTSGIEDVLAEELAVLPGMEELSALLYINRYARDELYDVIILDCAPTAESIRFVSMPTALEWYMKKVFRLERKLASYMRPFARRFADVPLPEDDYFANIERLFNRLQGVDRLLTSDNTTSVRLVTNAEKMVLRETQRAFMFFSLHRLLIDGIIVNRLLPADLDSDFLEAAARSQEQYLKTAESYFRPLPIFKAPQYRSEILGYDQLYEFGRGLYGSQDPTEIYSQQRPYEFVKEDGSSFIKLLLPFVEKREIDLTKIGDELIIKIGNFKKNIVLPRIFVLQEPRSARLEGQHLVVEFGGEHAETPE; encoded by the coding sequence ATGAGGATACTTCTTTACGCTGGCAAAGGCGGCGTGGGCAAAACATGTGTGGCGGCTGCCACGGGCATCATTACGGCCACCAGAGGCTTGAGAACTCTGGTCATGTCGCTCGACCCGGCCCACAGTCTCTGCGATGCCTTTGACATGGATCTCACCCTGATGGACAAGAATCGGGGCCAGCCCATTGCAGCCGCAGAAAATCTCTGGCTGCAGGAACTGGATGTTCATGAGGAGATCAGCAAGCACTGGGGAGAAGTGCATAGTTATCTGGCTATGCTGCTCAATACCTCTGGCATCGAAGACGTGTTGGCAGAGGAGCTTGCGGTTTTGCCCGGTATGGAGGAGTTGAGCGCACTGCTTTACATCAACCGCTACGCCCGTGACGAGCTCTATGATGTCATTATCCTGGATTGCGCCCCCACCGCTGAATCTATCCGCTTCGTCAGCATGCCAACGGCCCTGGAGTGGTACATGAAAAAGGTGTTTCGCCTGGAAAGAAAACTTGCCAGCTACATGAGGCCCTTTGCTCGCAGATTTGCTGATGTTCCTCTGCCGGAAGATGATTATTTTGCCAATATTGAGAGGTTGTTCAATCGTCTTCAGGGCGTTGACCGGCTGCTCACCAGCGACAACACCACCTCGGTGCGTCTGGTGACCAACGCTGAAAAAATGGTGCTTCGTGAAACACAAAGGGCCTTCATGTTTTTCAGTCTGCATCGGCTGCTGATCGATGGCATAATAGTGAACCGTCTTCTTCCCGCTGACTTGGATAGTGATTTTCTCGAGGCGGCAGCAAGGAGTCAAGAACAGTATTTAAAGACGGCAGAATCATATTTTCGACCACTGCCCATATTCAAGGCCCCCCAGTATCGCAGTGAGATTCTGGGCTACGATCAGCTGTATGAATTCGGCCGTGGTCTCTATGGCAGCCAGGACCCTACGGAGATCTACTCGCAGCAGCGCCCATATGAGTTTGTCAAAGAGGACGGCAGCAGCTTCATAAAACTGCTTCTTCCCTTTGTGGAGAAAAGAGAAATCGACCTGACGAAAATCGGTGACGAACTCATTATCAAGATCGGCAACTTCAAAAAAAACATTGTACTCCCCAGGATTTTTGTCCTGCAAGAACCGCGAAGTGCTCGCCTGGAGGGGCAGCACCTGGTGGTGGAATTTGGAGGTGAGCATGCCGAAACGCCAGAATGA